The Candidatus Methylomirabilis sp. region TCTCATGGCCTCCACGCCTCTTCTACCACACTGACCGCATCCTTGGTCATGATAAGGGTATCGTGCCTCAGGATATCGTACACGTTTAACCCCTGCGTCGGTACCAGCGTGCATTGGGGTAAATTGCGGCAGGACTTGACGGTCGCATCACCGTGCTGAGCCTGGCCTGTCACGATTAAGGCCCGCCCGGCAATCCCCAATCGATCGAGCAGCATCTTGAATGCCTTTGTGCTCGGCTCCTCCAGCGAGAGGCTATCCAACACCATAAACTGACCGGATCGAACCTTCCCGGAGAGGGCAGCCCGAAGCGCTGCCGCCCGTACCTGCCGTGGGACCACGTAGCCGTAGCTCCGAGGCTTGGGTCCGAAAACCGTCCCCCCACCACGCCACAGGGGTGAGCGTCTCGTTCCAGCACGAGCTCGACCAGTCCCCTTTTGCTTCCAAGGTTTTTTCCCGCCCCCGCGAACCTCAGACCGTGTGCGAGTTGAAGCGGTCCCCTGACGACGATTGGCAAGTTGCATTTTGACAACGTCATGCAACAGCTGCGGAACGGCAGCAGCATCAAAAACCGCCTCATCGAGGGCGACATCGACTGTTTTCACGCCGTTCGCATCCAACGCCTGGACCATAACTGACATCGTCTTAGCCTCGCTTGCAGATCGTGACCAGGCCCCCTGCCGGGCCAGGCACAGCGCCCTTCACCAGTACCAGGTTCTGCTCCTGGATGACCTTCACTACCTTCAGCCCCTTGACACTTGCGGTATCTGTACCCATCCGTCCCGGCATATGGTGTCCCTTGAAGACCCTGGACGGAAAGGACGATGCGCCGATCGAGCCTGGGGCCCGGTGAAACATGGAACCATGCGTCTCGGGACCGCCCAAGTACCCCCACCGTTTGACCCCGCCCTGAAACCCTTTCCCCTTCGTGATACCAGTCACCTGAACTTTCTCTCCCGGCTCAAAGAGACCAACGGTAAGAATCTGGCCCACAGCGTACTTCGAGCCCTCCGGAAGCTCCACGCGGAACTCCTTGAGATGCTTCTGCGGGGTCACCTTGGCTCTGTCGAAGTGGCCCTTGAGCGCCTTGGTCACCTTCTTGGCCTTACGTTCCGCCTGATAGCCGATCTGAATCGCCTCGTAGCCGTCAGTGCCGGTGGTCCTCAGCTGTGTCACCGGACACGGTCCCGCCTCGATGATGGTCACCGGGATGGCGGCCCCGCTATCGTCAAATAATTGCGTCATCCCAATCTTTTTACCAAGCAATCCGATACTCATGTCACAGAACCTTTGGCTTGCAGCAAGCAGCTTTTCGCGAGGAGCCGGAAACTGACTGCTGTTAGCGGCTAGAGCTTGATCTCGACATCGACACCGGCCGGCAGGTCAAGTCGCATCAGGGCGTCTACCGTCTGAGGTTGCGCCTCCAGGATGTCCATCAGGCGAATATGAGTCCGAATCTCGAACTGTTCGCGCGATTTCTTATCGATATGCGGTGAGCGCAGAACCGTAAATCGGCTGATCTTAGTCGGCAGCGGGATGGGCCCGGACACCCGTGCGCCCGTTCGCTGGGCCGTGTTGACGATTTCCCTGGCCGACTGATCAAGGATTCGGTGATCATACGCCTTCAGTCTAATTCGGATACGTTGATTTTCCATAGGTCCCTGATCTGCCCCCTACTCCATCACCTCGCTCACCACGCCGGCCCCCACGGTGCGGCCCCCCTCGCGGATCGCGAAACGCAGTTCCTTCTCCATGGCGATCGGCTGAATCAGTTCGACCGCGAGACTCACGTTGTC contains the following coding sequences:
- the rplD gene encoding 50S ribosomal protein L4 → MSVMVQALDANGVKTVDVALDEAVFDAAAVPQLLHDVVKMQLANRRQGTASTRTRSEVRGGGKKPWKQKGTGRARAGTRRSPLWRGGGTVFGPKPRSYGYVVPRQVRAAALRAALSGKVRSGQFMVLDSLSLEEPSTKAFKMLLDRLGIAGRALIVTGQAQHGDATVKSCRNLPQCTLVPTQGLNVYDILRHDTLIMTKDAVSVVEEAWRP
- the rplC gene encoding 50S ribosomal protein L3 → MSIGLLGKKIGMTQLFDDSGAAIPVTIIEAGPCPVTQLRTTGTDGYEAIQIGYQAERKAKKVTKALKGHFDRAKVTPQKHLKEFRVELPEGSKYAVGQILTVGLFEPGEKVQVTGITKGKGFQGGVKRWGYLGGPETHGSMFHRAPGSIGASSFPSRVFKGHHMPGRMGTDTASVKGLKVVKVIQEQNLVLVKGAVPGPAGGLVTICKRG
- the rpsJ gene encoding 30S ribosomal protein S10, coding for MENQRIRIRLKAYDHRILDQSAREIVNTAQRTGARVSGPIPLPTKISRFTVLRSPHIDKKSREQFEIRTHIRLMDILEAQPQTVDALMRLDLPAGVDVEIKL